From one Microlunatus sp. Gsoil 973 genomic stretch:
- a CDS encoding polysaccharide deacetylase family protein, which translates to MAAAEELSRRGVSACFYVPTGVIGLTQQGEVDSFFGRRQAEGVMTWDDLEHLVSLGHVVGSHGVHHRPLADAASQTDAEAEVKLSVQTLRERLGTCEHFAWPFGGLRHAPTSEVVRWCSEVGVVAASGVRGRNTDRTFNQTGYLLRDAVDLRWIGTDFRVFSAHRYLAEQR; encoded by the coding sequence ATGGCGGCGGCCGAGGAATTGAGCCGACGGGGTGTCAGCGCCTGCTTCTACGTGCCTACCGGAGTCATCGGACTCACGCAGCAAGGTGAAGTAGATTCGTTCTTCGGACGCCGACAGGCCGAGGGCGTCATGACTTGGGATGATCTTGAACACCTCGTCAGTTTGGGCCATGTAGTCGGCAGCCACGGTGTGCATCACCGACCACTGGCTGACGCTGCATCCCAAACAGATGCCGAGGCGGAGGTGAAACTGTCCGTGCAAACGCTGCGCGAGCGACTCGGCACCTGCGAGCACTTTGCATGGCCGTTCGGCGGTCTGCGCCACGCACCCACATCCGAAGTGGTCCGTTGGTGCTCCGAAGTCGGCGTGGTCGCCGCCTCGGGAGTGAGGGGCCGAAACACAGATCGGACGTTCAATCAGACTGGGTATCTGCTGCGCGACGCGGTCGACCTGAGGTGGATCGGTACCGACTTCCGCGTGTTCTCGGCCCACCGATACCTTGCCGAGCAGCGATAG
- a CDS encoding peptidase M75 family protein, with amino-acid sequence MIVFAGIVGLMIGCTGIGDDQPRRTTNDTTLPGESALTVSSAGCLPGLSGLRSGRNALRISNTGKSPEEVGVLDGRRRYAYGEAEMIAPGTTRTLIVVLPPGRFGVSCEADDGTTSYSDPFTIGEATATGRMVSGVHRWIPATQADLGNVITRYRRSVTAGLDRLAADTDELQETVGHDDRAVIKKRWLTAHLDYDRLGAAYDTFGAYADNIDGMPNGSPGGVRDPDFTGFHKIEYLLWHHGSRDQLRSACRRLDRDVHGLIGAFPDQLTPLNDVPLRSHEILENTLQFTLTGQDDLGSHSSLATVTAAIDGTRMTLEALTPLLEQNDPGLLTSAEKAVDHLDGVLTDLRNSDRSWPALAGLTVAGRERLEGTLAGTLETLAPIPTELEVLTTRDDS; translated from the coding sequence ATGATCGTCTTCGCCGGAATCGTTGGCCTGATGATCGGTTGTACGGGCATAGGAGATGATCAACCACGTCGGACGACCAACGATACGACGTTGCCGGGCGAGAGCGCACTGACGGTCAGCAGCGCCGGATGCCTGCCCGGCCTCTCCGGTCTGCGTTCCGGGCGGAACGCCCTGCGGATCAGCAACACCGGCAAGAGTCCGGAAGAGGTGGGTGTCCTGGACGGTCGGCGCCGGTACGCCTATGGAGAGGCGGAGATGATCGCCCCGGGCACCACCCGGACGCTGATCGTCGTGCTGCCACCTGGCCGGTTCGGCGTCTCCTGCGAAGCAGATGACGGCACCACCAGCTACTCCGACCCGTTCACGATCGGCGAGGCAACAGCCACGGGCCGGATGGTCAGCGGCGTCCATCGCTGGATCCCCGCCACCCAGGCCGACCTCGGCAACGTGATCACCCGCTACCGCAGGTCAGTGACAGCCGGTCTCGACCGGCTCGCCGCGGACACCGACGAACTGCAGGAGACGGTCGGTCACGACGACCGTGCAGTGATCAAGAAGCGCTGGTTGACCGCCCATCTGGACTATGACCGGCTGGGTGCCGCGTACGACACCTTCGGCGCTTATGCGGACAACATCGACGGGATGCCGAATGGGTCGCCCGGTGGCGTACGGGATCCCGACTTCACCGGCTTCCACAAGATCGAATACCTGCTCTGGCACCACGGCTCCCGTGATCAACTCCGCTCCGCCTGCCGGCGATTGGACCGGGACGTGCACGGCCTGATCGGGGCCTTTCCGGATCAGCTGACCCCGCTGAACGACGTACCGCTGCGCAGCCACGAGATCCTGGAGAACACCCTGCAGTTCACTCTCACCGGCCAGGACGATCTCGGCAGCCACAGTTCGCTGGCCACCGTCACCGCTGCCATCGACGGTACGCGGATGACCCTGGAAGCGCTGACGCCCCTGCTGGAGCAGAACGATCCCGGGCTGCTGACCTCGGCCGAGAAGGCCGTTGATCATCTCGACGGCGTACTGACCGACCTACGGAACTCCGACCGGAGCTGGCCGGCCCTGGCCGGCCTGACCGTCGCTGGGCGCGAGCGGCTCGAAGGTACCCTCGCCGGCACCTTGGAGACACTCGCGCCGATCCCCACCGAACTCGAAGTGCTGACCACCCGGGACGACAGTTGA
- a CDS encoding sulfotransferase, with protein MSETVIIVGAPRSGTNMLRDVLTRLPGMGTWNCDEINLLWKHGNVNVPHDELTVQNARPEVVRYLRRSFDRLAHRDKLDTVVEKTCATSLRVSFSAAVFPDAKFLFIRRDGIDAAASATQRWNAPLDLRYTLRKARYVPGSDFPRHLGAFARRRLKQRAGRTARKVDGEVRVTTWWGPKPHDAAILQRRHSLDEIALIQWQRCVETSRRQLAVLPNDRVHEIVYEEFVADPTAGLEQILAFLGRTALMDRRATEIVKKSSVGRGRKALGPERLAKLEELGGDTLRALGYA; from the coding sequence ATGTCTGAGACTGTGATCATTGTCGGTGCGCCGCGCTCGGGCACCAACATGCTGCGCGACGTGCTGACCCGACTGCCCGGAATGGGCACCTGGAACTGCGACGAGATCAATCTGTTGTGGAAGCACGGGAACGTCAATGTTCCGCACGACGAATTGACCGTCCAGAATGCTCGTCCTGAAGTCGTCCGTTACCTCCGGCGATCCTTCGATCGACTGGCGCATCGCGACAAACTCGACACTGTCGTAGAGAAGACATGCGCCACCTCACTGCGGGTAAGCTTTTCCGCTGCAGTGTTCCCAGACGCGAAATTTCTGTTCATCCGTCGGGACGGTATCGATGCGGCCGCGTCGGCGACGCAGCGCTGGAACGCTCCGCTGGATCTGCGCTATACGCTTCGCAAAGCCAGGTACGTCCCAGGCAGCGATTTCCCGCGGCATCTCGGGGCCTTCGCCAGACGGCGACTGAAGCAGCGGGCCGGCCGCACTGCCAGAAAGGTCGATGGAGAGGTTCGCGTCACCACGTGGTGGGGGCCGAAACCGCACGACGCCGCAATTCTTCAGCGGCGACATAGCCTCGACGAAATCGCCCTGATCCAGTGGCAGCGGTGCGTGGAGACGTCGCGCCGACAGTTGGCCGTCCTTCCGAACGATCGCGTGCACGAGATCGTCTACGAGGAGTTCGTAGCCGATCCCACCGCGGGGCTCGAGCAGATCCTCGCATTTCTCGGTCGGACTGCGTTGATGGACCGCCGGGCGACAGAGATCGTGAAAAAGAGCAGCGTCGGCAGGGGCCGGAAGGCTCTCGGTCCTGAAAGACTGGCCAAGCTGGAGGAGCTCGGCGGCGATACCCTGCGAGCTCTCGGCTATGCGTAA
- a CDS encoding MFS transporter has product MTAAGSTATESTENGSAIRIIAGSRFFRAAVIGLFFSGIGLSATAPQLTLFLVDDLGASLSVAGLYYLTNLMAPVAGYLIGRLSDRSENRLVLYRICALAGAAGWTVIAFAHAIWVPFVVSIVALSIGGAAMSQLFAACRDELNRTPTGADSRVISVVRMAYTAGFILGPVLGAWFGSIAGLRAVLLATAACLVAQIIPLGTQRVIRYRRVTRVSADGVTEVVADGGPAALIVFTGLTVVAMAGDTIKFGYLPIYMDQNLGLPDSLRGAVIGLQPLLEFCLMPVAAWCADRFGLLRVFAVGIALGAIADIAYATSTSVAGVIAGQVLVAGQWGCVAGLGVVIAQELYPSRVGTASGIFMSSVPIAGALGGAVGGLGAASLGLPHVFLPPAVLSAAAFIGMVLLAQWHSRREADRVGSVDPGPS; this is encoded by the coding sequence GTGACAGCGGCCGGGTCGACCGCGACCGAGTCGACCGAGAACGGGTCGGCGATCCGGATCATCGCGGGCTCCCGGTTCTTCCGTGCCGCCGTCATCGGGCTCTTCTTCTCCGGCATCGGACTGTCGGCGACCGCGCCACAGCTGACGCTTTTCCTGGTCGACGACCTGGGCGCCAGCCTGTCGGTCGCGGGACTGTACTACCTGACCAATCTGATGGCACCGGTCGCCGGCTATCTGATCGGCCGGTTGAGCGACCGGAGCGAGAACCGTCTGGTGCTCTACCGGATCTGCGCACTGGCCGGGGCCGCCGGCTGGACGGTGATCGCCTTCGCCCACGCGATCTGGGTGCCGTTCGTAGTCAGCATCGTCGCGCTCAGCATCGGTGGTGCCGCGATGAGCCAGCTGTTCGCCGCCTGCCGTGACGAACTCAACCGGACCCCGACCGGCGCCGACAGCCGGGTGATCTCGGTGGTCCGGATGGCGTACACCGCCGGCTTCATCCTTGGACCGGTGCTCGGCGCCTGGTTCGGCAGCATCGCGGGGCTCCGCGCCGTCCTGCTGGCGACAGCAGCCTGCCTGGTGGCGCAGATCATTCCGCTCGGCACCCAGCGGGTGATCCGCTACCGCCGGGTCACCCGGGTGTCCGCGGACGGAGTCACCGAGGTGGTCGCCGACGGTGGTCCGGCGGCGCTGATCGTCTTCACCGGGCTGACCGTCGTGGCGATGGCCGGGGACACCATCAAGTTCGGCTACCTGCCGATCTACATGGACCAGAACCTCGGTCTGCCGGACTCGCTGCGCGGCGCGGTGATCGGCCTACAACCGCTGCTGGAGTTCTGCCTGATGCCGGTCGCCGCCTGGTGCGCGGACCGGTTCGGTCTGCTGCGGGTGTTCGCGGTCGGGATCGCTCTGGGTGCGATCGCCGACATCGCGTACGCCACCAGTACGTCGGTGGCCGGGGTGATCGCCGGTCAGGTGCTGGTCGCCGGGCAGTGGGGGTGTGTCGCCGGGCTGGGAGTGGTGATCGCCCAGGAGCTCTACCCGTCCCGGGTCGGGACGGCGTCGGGGATCTTCATGAGTTCGGTTCCGATCGCCGGTGCGCTCGGCGGAGCGGTCGGCGGCCTCGGCGCGGCCAGCCTCGGACTGCCGCACGTCTTCCTGCCGCCGGCCGTGCTGTCGGCGGCGGCGTTCATCGGCATGGTGTTGCTGGCGCAGTGGCACAGCAGGCGGGAAGCTGATCGGGTCGGATCTGTCGATCCCGGCCCGTCCTGA
- a CDS encoding sugar transferase produces MRNRSVQDSSVIQAVGLSRRQRAAKRALDVVVAGVGTVVTSPLMAAGFVVATVDTREWGIFTHIRVGRNGRPVRVHKLRTMRSSTTHTTTVTTIDDPRITRIGRQLRRFKIDELPQLVDVLVGSMSLVGPRPDVTGWADRLQGRDQIILSVRPGITGPATLAFRNEEEVLSRAADPEQHNRDVIWPQKVRLNRNYVEAWSLKSDIHWLVRTVVSVTSHQAGSSDERQAAR; encoded by the coding sequence ATGCGTAACCGCAGTGTCCAGGATTCGTCGGTGATCCAGGCGGTCGGATTGTCTCGGCGACAGCGAGCCGCCAAACGTGCCTTGGACGTCGTGGTCGCGGGCGTCGGGACTGTGGTGACGTCCCCGCTGATGGCTGCGGGCTTCGTCGTTGCCACGGTCGACACCCGCGAGTGGGGGATCTTCACCCACATCCGGGTCGGGCGGAACGGTCGACCGGTCAGGGTTCACAAGCTTCGGACGATGCGCTCCTCAACTACACACACCACTACGGTGACGACGATCGACGACCCGCGGATCACCCGCATCGGAAGACAACTTCGTCGTTTCAAGATCGATGAGCTTCCGCAACTGGTGGACGTGCTCGTCGGTTCGATGAGCCTTGTCGGTCCGCGCCCGGACGTCACCGGCTGGGCTGATCGGTTGCAAGGACGAGACCAAATCATTCTGAGCGTGCGGCCGGGCATCACCGGGCCGGCAACGCTAGCTTTTCGGAACGAAGAAGAGGTCCTTTCACGCGCTGCCGATCCCGAGCAGCACAATCGCGACGTGATCTGGCCGCAGAAGGTCAGACTGAATCGGAATTACGTTGAGGCTTGGTCCCTGAAATCCGACATCCATTGGTTGGTGAGGACGGTCGTAAGCGTCACGTCGCACCAGGCGGGATCGTCAGACGAACGACAGGCCGCTCGGTGA
- a CDS encoding glycosyltransferase family 4 protein, translating into MHRYFWPDAAPYASILRSIADRWAQDGDTIQVLTAQPSYNRTRGRQPARERLGLLDVERVPVADEHRFRVGQVVNLIIFPLMIAAKILMGPKPDIVMCSTAPQVTLGFIVSWVARRRGAKFIYHCMDLQPEIGRLSGEFGNSLVYRALLVADKKTMERASRIVVLSDDMRRATLRRDARLQQKLVVLNNFALPDFTSRTEPQCQARYERRPGATMIVFTGNIGRFQRLKEVVAALGTVDVDVDLVFMGEGKALPALRVAADKVRNPHLRVTFLPHGSPWEARALMNQADLGLVSLAPNVVRYAYPSKTATYLCEGLPVLIYCEDDSELSRAVTDRRAGWTASTPDELVAAVQSAAETFGDEDATKKLIDRVQQWAAEEFAAEHALTKWVRLRDGLRDGIVDDV; encoded by the coding sequence GTGCACCGATACTTCTGGCCGGACGCCGCACCATACGCATCGATATTGCGCTCGATCGCTGACAGGTGGGCTCAGGACGGTGACACCATCCAGGTGTTAACGGCCCAGCCCTCTTACAACCGGACGCGAGGACGCCAACCAGCGCGGGAGCGTCTCGGCCTCCTGGATGTTGAGCGGGTCCCGGTAGCCGACGAGCATCGCTTTCGCGTCGGCCAGGTGGTGAACCTGATCATCTTTCCCCTGATGATTGCGGCGAAGATCCTGATGGGGCCGAAGCCGGACATCGTCATGTGTTCAACGGCGCCGCAGGTGACTCTCGGCTTCATTGTTTCCTGGGTGGCCCGCCGACGAGGGGCGAAGTTCATCTATCACTGCATGGACCTCCAACCAGAAATCGGCCGGCTTTCTGGAGAGTTCGGAAACTCACTCGTTTATCGCGCCCTTCTCGTCGCGGACAAAAAGACGATGGAGCGCGCGTCGAGAATCGTGGTGCTGTCCGATGACATGCGGCGGGCCACGCTCCGACGCGATGCCCGCTTGCAGCAGAAGCTGGTGGTATTGAACAACTTTGCGCTGCCCGATTTCACCTCGCGCACCGAACCACAGTGCCAGGCTCGGTATGAGCGCCGTCCTGGGGCGACCATGATCGTCTTCACCGGAAACATCGGGCGTTTCCAACGGCTCAAAGAGGTGGTAGCGGCGTTGGGAACGGTTGACGTCGACGTCGATTTGGTCTTCATGGGGGAGGGCAAAGCCCTTCCCGCGCTGAGGGTTGCCGCGGACAAGGTTCGGAATCCGCACTTGAGGGTCACCTTCCTACCGCACGGCAGTCCTTGGGAGGCTCGTGCGCTGATGAATCAAGCCGACCTTGGGCTGGTCAGTCTCGCCCCGAATGTCGTCCGGTACGCCTATCCGAGCAAGACCGCCACCTACCTCTGCGAAGGGCTCCCCGTGCTGATCTATTGCGAGGACGACAGCGAATTGTCTCGCGCTGTCACCGATCGCCGTGCCGGATGGACCGCATCGACGCCGGACGAACTGGTTGCAGCCGTGCAGTCCGCGGCGGAAACCTTTGGCGATGAAGACGCAACGAAGAAGTTGATCGACCGCGTACAGCAGTGGGCCGCCGAAGAGTTCGCCGCCGAACATGCCCTGACGAAATGGGTGCGCCTTCGGGACGGCCTTCGAGACGGGATCGTCGACGATGTCTGA
- a CDS encoding right-handed parallel beta-helix repeat-containing protein has product MRSAVNTGLGPLTLDAQGFRGTTAVRVGEGSRRVLIQGCDLLSDLRASRHTALDTAPGVLNLTIRGCTFTGFRTGVLLNNDPSGVDVRDSTFKQWAERAIWIRSNDDGAASNVDIIGNTIWPPDPSGTVRQPIQVNGTDDKPIVNIRINSNHVRGTAVSHKDPVGRGSADLISLHRCQRFQVVGNVCVASGDVGITVARQSMNGVVARNQCLRNASAGISIGSAESQYTSDVLVKDNECLDNGRADVSNSTPERARVGINIYHGSNVTVVNNRCGNTGNGKTQLYGVTIIASSGVAMEGNTLTENARSTVYRAAR; this is encoded by the coding sequence ATGAGGTCGGCGGTGAACACCGGGCTGGGTCCACTGACTTTGGACGCGCAAGGCTTCAGAGGGACAACAGCCGTCCGGGTCGGCGAAGGGAGTCGCCGAGTACTGATCCAAGGATGCGACCTATTGTCGGACCTACGCGCGTCTCGCCACACGGCGCTTGACACAGCACCCGGAGTTCTGAATTTAACGATCCGGGGCTGCACCTTCACTGGATTCAGAACCGGGGTGCTGTTGAACAACGACCCATCAGGCGTTGATGTTCGGGATTCGACTTTCAAGCAATGGGCTGAACGAGCGATTTGGATTCGTAGTAACGATGATGGCGCCGCATCCAACGTAGACATCATCGGAAACACCATCTGGCCCCCGGATCCGAGTGGCACAGTGCGCCAACCTATTCAGGTCAACGGGACAGACGACAAGCCCATCGTGAACATCCGAATCAATTCAAATCATGTTCGAGGGACGGCCGTGTCTCACAAAGATCCGGTGGGACGTGGGTCTGCGGACCTGATATCCTTGCATAGATGTCAAAGATTCCAGGTTGTCGGCAATGTATGCGTTGCAAGCGGTGATGTTGGCATCACCGTTGCGCGACAGAGCATGAACGGCGTCGTGGCTCGAAACCAATGTTTGAGGAATGCTAGCGCTGGCATTTCCATTGGGTCGGCCGAGTCACAATACACATCTGACGTATTGGTCAAGGACAATGAGTGCCTCGACAACGGTCGCGCCGATGTCTCGAATTCCACCCCCGAGCGTGCCCGCGTGGGAATCAATATCTACCATGGATCAAACGTTACGGTTGTCAATAACCGTTGTGGAAATACCGGAAATGGCAAGACCCAGTTGTACGGCGTAACAATCATTGCATCCAGCGGCGTTGCGATGGAGGGCAACACCTTGACCGAAAATGCACGCTCCACTGTGTACCGGGCAGCTCGTTAG
- a CDS encoding Dyp-type peroxidase, whose amino-acid sequence MNQEPATTPPDDDHRLARRGFLFGGAAAGAAAALVTAARSNARADDIPPTTTVPDVSPYGPNQRVLLNEPARSAAVISFDVICTNRRQLADLFEVISRRVTLLATGVPAAPSDPSRPPDDNGILGPSFAGGQVGVLVGVGASLFDHRFGLVARKPAGLVPMRTFPNDNLDPALCHGDLTLQFFGGTADVVVHAVRDLTKHTRGAFVPRWRVDGFSSPPRPAGAPRNLLGFKDGTANPSTTDPATLNRLIWTREGGTFQVIRIIRNLVEFWDRVSLPEQELLIGRRRDDGSPLDGDGEQTPPRFDRDPQGLITPRNAHIRLANPRTPETDSSAILRRAWNYDLGLDSNGQLNQGTLFTCYQQDLKRQFESVQTRLIDEPLADYISPVGGGYFYLLPGLADRTDSYGRTLLNGS is encoded by the coding sequence ATGAACCAGGAACCAGCGACCACGCCGCCGGATGACGATCACCGCCTGGCCCGCCGCGGCTTCCTGTTCGGCGGTGCCGCGGCAGGTGCTGCGGCCGCCCTGGTCACTGCAGCCCGATCGAACGCCCGTGCCGACGACATCCCACCGACCACGACCGTGCCGGACGTCTCCCCGTACGGTCCGAACCAACGGGTGTTGCTCAACGAGCCCGCCCGCTCTGCGGCGGTGATCAGCTTCGACGTGATCTGCACCAACCGACGGCAGTTGGCCGACCTGTTCGAGGTGATCAGCAGGCGGGTAACGCTGTTGGCGACCGGCGTGCCGGCGGCACCATCGGATCCGTCGCGGCCACCGGACGACAACGGCATCCTCGGCCCGTCGTTCGCCGGAGGACAGGTCGGCGTGTTGGTCGGCGTCGGAGCCTCGCTGTTCGACCATCGTTTCGGTCTGGTCGCCCGCAAACCGGCCGGACTGGTACCGATGCGGACCTTCCCCAACGACAATCTGGATCCGGCACTGTGCCACGGCGACCTCACCCTGCAGTTCTTCGGTGGGACGGCCGATGTCGTCGTTCACGCGGTGCGGGACCTGACCAAGCACACCCGTGGTGCGTTCGTGCCGCGGTGGCGGGTGGACGGATTCAGCTCACCACCCCGACCCGCCGGTGCGCCCCGCAACCTGCTCGGCTTCAAGGACGGCACGGCCAACCCGTCGACGACCGACCCTGCCACACTGAACAGGCTGATCTGGACCCGCGAGGGCGGCACCTTCCAGGTGATCAGGATCATCCGCAATCTGGTCGAATTCTGGGATCGGGTGTCGTTACCGGAGCAGGAACTCCTCATCGGCCGCCGCCGTGACGACGGCAGCCCGCTGGACGGCGACGGCGAACAGACCCCACCGCGGTTCGACCGCGACCCGCAGGGCCTGATCACCCCGCGGAACGCGCACATCCGGCTGGCCAACCCCAGAACGCCCGAAACCGACAGCAGCGCCATCCTGCGCCGCGCCTGGAACTACGACCTCGGCCTGGACAGCAACGGACAACTCAACCAGGGAACGCTCTTCACCTGTTACCAACAGGACCTGAAGCGGCAGTTCGAGTCGGTCCAGACCCGGCTGATCGACGAACCGCTGGCCGACTACATCTCACCGGTGGGCGGCGGCTACTTCTACCTGCTGCCGGGGTTGGCGGACCGGACCGACAGTTACGGACGCACCCTGCTGAACGGCAGCTGA
- a CDS encoding VOC family protein, with product MPELTPNLWFDTQAKEAAEFYCEIFPNSRITNVSYYSESGPGETGSVVTVDFELDGKRFTGINGGPAYSFTPAVSFLIDCKDQAEVDYYWDRLLAGGGEPSQCGWLADRYGVSWQVVPARLGELMTGADPEAVDRVTKAFLQMQKFDVAELERAAAGAGD from the coding sequence ATGCCCGAGCTGACACCCAATCTGTGGTTCGACACGCAGGCCAAGGAGGCCGCCGAGTTCTACTGCGAGATCTTCCCCAACTCGAGGATCACCAACGTCAGCTACTACTCCGAGTCGGGGCCGGGGGAGACCGGCTCGGTGGTGACCGTGGATTTCGAACTGGACGGCAAGCGGTTCACCGGTATCAACGGGGGTCCGGCGTACTCCTTCACCCCGGCGGTGTCGTTCCTGATCGACTGCAAGGACCAGGCCGAGGTCGACTACTACTGGGACCGGTTGCTTGCCGGTGGTGGCGAACCCAGCCAGTGCGGTTGGCTGGCCGACCGGTACGGGGTCAGCTGGCAGGTCGTCCCGGCCCGGCTGGGTGAGCTGATGACCGGCGCCGATCCCGAGGCGGTCGACCGGGTCACGAAGGCGTTTCTGCAGATGCAGAAGTTCGACGTGGCGGAATTGGAGCGGGCCGCGGCCGGGGCGGGTGATTGA
- a CDS encoding D-isomer specific 2-hydroxyacid dehydrogenase family protein yields MRILVTHPWSDPSASWDIALEHLPGWELQVCREDEILQHLDGVDVLVPMPNVVSREIIGAGSFGLIQQYGVGLERVDVEAATDAGVWVARLPAGLTGNADSVAELAVAQILMAVRRMDEARAAVARGWWQPISGSLIGSTVAIVGLGSIGTALAQRLSGFGCRMIGVRAHPEAGGPGSVEKVVGPAELPAVLAEADVVICSAMASPETRHLFGATTFAACKPGAVFINVARGVMVDQDALLAALDSGQLSWAGLDVFQSEPLPQQHALADHPRVIATPHIGGLTRSMLARSAELFGQNVLRWQRGEPPLWAVNHPPRPRPAPIPPRRTSASAETPS; encoded by the coding sequence ATGCGGATCCTGGTGACCCACCCCTGGTCCGACCCGTCCGCGTCCTGGGACATCGCCCTGGAACACCTGCCCGGTTGGGAACTGCAGGTGTGTCGGGAGGACGAGATCCTGCAGCATCTGGACGGCGTGGACGTGCTGGTTCCGATGCCCAACGTGGTCTCCCGGGAGATCATCGGGGCCGGCAGCTTCGGACTGATCCAGCAGTACGGTGTCGGGCTGGAGAGGGTCGACGTCGAGGCTGCCACCGATGCCGGAGTCTGGGTCGCCCGGCTGCCCGCCGGCCTCACCGGGAACGCCGACAGCGTCGCCGAGTTGGCGGTGGCGCAGATCCTGATGGCGGTCCGCCGGATGGATGAAGCTCGCGCCGCCGTTGCCCGCGGCTGGTGGCAGCCGATCAGCGGCTCCCTGATCGGCAGCACCGTGGCGATCGTCGGACTGGGCTCCATCGGCACCGCCCTGGCGCAGCGGTTGTCCGGTTTCGGCTGCCGGATGATCGGCGTCCGCGCGCACCCCGAAGCCGGCGGACCGGGCTCCGTCGAGAAGGTCGTCGGTCCTGCGGAGCTCCCGGCCGTCCTGGCCGAAGCCGACGTGGTGATCTGCTCGGCGATGGCCAGCCCCGAGACTCGTCATCTGTTCGGCGCCACAACCTTCGCCGCCTGCAAACCGGGCGCGGTCTTCATCAATGTCGCGCGCGGCGTGATGGTCGATCAGGACGCGCTGCTCGCCGCCCTGGACTCCGGCCAGCTCTCCTGGGCCGGACTCGACGTCTTCCAGAGCGAACCGCTGCCGCAGCAGCATGCGCTCGCCGACCACCCGCGCGTCATCGCCACCCCGCACATCGGCGGGCTGACCCGGTCGATGCTGGCCCGCAGTGCCGAATTGTTCGGCCAGAACGTGCTGCGCTGGCAGCGTGGCGAACCGCCGCTCTGGGCGGTCAATCACCCGCCCCGGCCGCGGCCCGCTCCAATTCCGCCACGTCGAACTTCTGCATCTGCAGAAACGCCTTCGTGA